The following are encoded in a window of Kitasatospora sp. NBC_01250 genomic DNA:
- a CDS encoding LutB/LldF family L-lactate oxidation iron-sulfur protein, which yields MSDRGVVWLGSPSFPEAARTALADQQLRTNLRRATTTIRDKRLAVAAELDDWEELRTAAEAIKRRTARHLDRYLLQLEEAVIAAGGSVHWAGDAAEANRIVAALIQATGEREVVKIKSMATQEIGLNEALAREGITAYETDLAELIVQLGEDRPSHILVPAIHKNRTEIRDLFAAEMAHWGEPAPEGLSDDPRELAEAARRHLRKKFLAAKVAVSGANFAVADTGTVTVVESEGNGRMCLSLPETLITVMGIEKVVPTWSDLEVFLQLLPRSSTGERMNPYTSTWTGVTEGDGPSQFHLVLLDNGRTDTLADTVGRQVLACIRCSACLNVCPVFERTGGHAYGSVYPGPIGAVLTPQLVGVEQAASLPFASTLCGACYDACPVKIDIPEVLAHLRAEVVEAKRHALSPEALAMKAAATVLDSPRLLSAAQKAASLGGRVLAREGRIGRLPGPLHGWSDTRDSPAPPAESFRTWWRKNREGTP from the coding sequence ATGAGCGACCGCGGTGTGGTCTGGCTCGGCTCGCCGTCCTTTCCCGAGGCGGCCCGCACCGCGCTCGCCGACCAGCAGCTGCGTACCAACCTGCGGCGCGCCACCACCACCATCCGCGACAAGCGCCTGGCCGTCGCCGCGGAACTCGACGACTGGGAGGAGCTGCGCACCGCGGCCGAGGCGATCAAGCGCCGCACGGCCCGTCACCTCGACCGGTACCTGCTGCAGCTGGAGGAGGCGGTCATCGCCGCCGGCGGATCCGTGCACTGGGCGGGCGACGCCGCCGAGGCCAACCGGATCGTCGCCGCTCTCATTCAGGCCACCGGAGAGCGCGAGGTGGTCAAGATCAAGTCGATGGCCACCCAGGAGATCGGCCTCAACGAGGCGCTCGCGCGCGAAGGGATCACCGCCTACGAGACCGATCTGGCCGAACTGATCGTGCAGTTGGGCGAGGACCGCCCCTCGCACATCCTGGTACCGGCGATCCACAAGAACCGCACCGAGATCCGCGACCTGTTCGCCGCCGAGATGGCGCACTGGGGCGAGCCGGCCCCCGAGGGCCTGAGCGACGATCCCCGCGAACTCGCCGAGGCGGCCCGGCGCCACCTGCGCAAGAAGTTCCTGGCCGCCAAGGTCGCCGTCTCGGGCGCCAACTTCGCGGTGGCCGACACCGGTACGGTCACGGTGGTGGAGTCGGAGGGGAACGGGCGGATGTGCCTGAGCCTGCCCGAGACGCTGATCACCGTGATGGGCATCGAGAAGGTCGTCCCCACCTGGTCGGACCTGGAGGTCTTCCTGCAGCTGCTGCCGCGTTCCTCCACCGGCGAGCGGATGAACCCGTACACCTCGACCTGGACCGGGGTGACCGAAGGCGACGGCCCGTCGCAGTTCCACCTGGTGCTGCTGGACAACGGACGCACCGACACCCTGGCCGACACCGTCGGACGGCAGGTGCTGGCCTGCATCCGCTGCTCCGCCTGCCTGAACGTCTGCCCCGTCTTCGAGCGCACCGGTGGCCACGCCTACGGCTCGGTCTACCCGGGGCCGATCGGCGCGGTGCTCACCCCGCAGCTGGTAGGAGTCGAGCAGGCCGCCTCACTGCCGTTCGCCTCCACCCTCTGCGGGGCCTGCTACGACGCCTGCCCCGTGAAGATCGACATCCCCGAGGTGCTGGCCCACCTGAGAGCCGAGGTGGTCGAGGCCAAGCGCCACGCGCTGAGCCCGGAAGCCCTCGCGATGAAGGCCGCCGCCACCGTGCTGGACTCACCCCGGCTGCTCTCCGCCGCGCAGAAGGCGGCCTCGCTCGGCGGGCGGGTGCTGGCCCGCGAGGGCAGGATCGGCCGGCTGCCCGGACCGCTGCACGGCTGGTCCGACACCCGCGACAGCCCCGCGCCCCCGGCCGAGTCGTTCCGGACCTGGTGGCGCAAGAACCGAGAGGGAACGCCGTGA
- a CDS encoding (Fe-S)-binding protein — protein sequence MRIALFITCFNDTLYPGTGRAVLTVLERLGHTVDFPQEQTCCGQMHFNTGYRPDAVPLVTRLARAFAGYDAVVTPSASCAGMVRENHPVLAERYGSASLQQQVAELVPRVYEFTEFLTDVLEVTEVGARFPHKVAYHPTCHSLRGLRLGDRPLRLLRAVQDLDLVELPSADSCCGFGGTFAVKNADTSSAMLADKAAGVLASGAEVLCAADNSCLMHIGGGLSRQGSGVRTMHLAEILAGAEGEER from the coding sequence GTGCGCATCGCCCTGTTCATCACCTGCTTCAACGACACCCTCTACCCCGGCACCGGCCGGGCGGTCCTGACCGTGCTGGAACGCCTGGGCCACACCGTGGACTTCCCGCAGGAGCAGACCTGCTGCGGTCAGATGCACTTCAACACCGGCTACCGGCCGGACGCCGTCCCGCTGGTCACCCGGCTCGCCCGCGCCTTCGCCGGCTACGACGCGGTGGTCACCCCCTCGGCCTCCTGCGCCGGCATGGTACGGGAGAACCACCCGGTGCTCGCCGAGCGGTACGGGTCCGCCTCCCTGCAGCAGCAGGTCGCCGAACTCGTCCCAAGGGTCTACGAGTTCACCGAGTTCCTGACCGACGTCCTCGAGGTCACCGAGGTCGGCGCCCGGTTCCCGCACAAGGTCGCCTACCACCCCACCTGCCACTCGCTGCGCGGCCTGCGCCTGGGCGACCGGCCGCTGCGGCTGCTGCGTGCGGTCCAGGACCTCGACCTGGTGGAACTGCCCAGCGCCGACTCCTGCTGCGGCTTCGGCGGCACCTTCGCGGTGAAGAACGCCGACACCTCCAGCGCGATGCTCGCCGACAAGGCGGCCGGGGTGCTGGCGAGCGGTGCCGAGGTGCTCTGCGCCGCCGACAACTCCTGTCTGATGCACATCGGCGGCGGCCTCTCCCGCCAGGGCAGCGGCGTGCGGACCATGCACCTGGCCGAGATCCTGGCCGGCGCCGAAGGGGAGGAGCGATGA
- a CDS encoding aldo/keto reductase, with product MKLGSSRVDVGPFAFGAAAIGNLFTPVTDAQAEQALQAAWEVGVRYFDTAPHYGLGLSERRLGAALRGRPRSEFTISTKVGRLLEPLPAPAGDDLADGFAVPATHRRVWDFSADGVRRSIEASLQRLGLDRIDLVYLHDPDDHVEQALTDAYPELERLRAEGVVGAIGVGMNQAAVPARFVRETDIDAVLLAGRYTLLDQSGLAELLPLAAEHRVAVVVGGVFNSGLLADPRPGATFDYTAAPPEVLARALGFKAVCERHGVPLRAAALRFPFGHPAVAGVLVGVRSAAEVSDAAAMLRLTVPAALWQDLKAHGLLAPGVPMPEEAS from the coding sequence ATGAAGCTCGGATCCAGCCGGGTCGACGTCGGCCCGTTCGCCTTCGGCGCCGCCGCGATCGGCAACCTGTTCACGCCGGTCACCGACGCCCAGGCGGAACAGGCGCTGCAGGCCGCTTGGGAGGTGGGCGTGCGGTACTTCGACACCGCACCGCACTACGGGCTGGGCCTGTCGGAGCGCCGGCTGGGAGCGGCGCTGCGCGGGCGGCCGCGCTCGGAGTTCACCATCTCCACCAAGGTCGGCCGACTGCTGGAACCGCTGCCCGCCCCGGCCGGGGACGACCTGGCCGACGGCTTCGCCGTGCCGGCGACCCACCGGCGGGTCTGGGACTTCAGCGCCGACGGGGTGCGCCGCTCGATCGAGGCCAGCCTGCAGCGCCTGGGCCTGGACCGGATCGACCTCGTCTACCTGCACGACCCGGACGACCACGTCGAGCAGGCCCTGACCGATGCCTACCCCGAGCTGGAGCGGCTACGTGCCGAAGGCGTCGTCGGCGCGATCGGTGTCGGCATGAACCAGGCCGCCGTCCCTGCCCGGTTCGTCCGCGAGACCGACATCGACGCCGTCCTGCTGGCCGGCCGCTACACCCTGCTGGACCAGAGCGGACTGGCCGAACTGCTGCCGCTGGCCGCCGAGCACCGGGTGGCGGTGGTGGTCGGCGGGGTCTTCAACTCCGGCCTGCTCGCGGACCCCAGGCCCGGTGCCACCTTCGACTACACCGCCGCTCCGCCGGAGGTCCTGGCCCGGGCGCTGGGCTTCAAAGCCGTCTGCGAGCGGCACGGCGTGCCGCTACGCGCCGCCGCGCTGCGCTTCCCCTTCGGGCACCCGGCGGTCGCCGGCGTGCTGGTCGGCGTCCGCAGCGCGGCAGAGGTGAGCGACGCCGCCGCCATGCTGCGGCTCACCGTGCCGGCAGCGCTCTGGCAGGACCTGAAGGCGCACGGCCTGCTGGCCCCCGGTGTACCGATGCCCGAGGAGGCGAGCTGA
- a CDS encoding SDR family NAD(P)-dependent oxidoreductase codes for MTNDLLGLRALITGGASGIGLATARLLSERGARVAVLDLDPRGARPPLLGFTADLGDDASVRAAVEAAVDALGGLDILVNNAGIGAAGTVADNPDEQWHQVLDINVVGLVRTTRAALPHLRRSANAAIVNTCSIAATAGLPQRALYSASKGAVLSLTLAMAADHVREGIRVNCVNPGTVDTPWVGRLLDAAPDPAAERAALNGRQPTGRLVSAPEVAAAIAYLASPAAGSVTGTALAVDGGMAGLRLRPEPPR; via the coding sequence ATGACGAACGATCTGTTAGGTCTGCGCGCCCTGATCACCGGCGGCGCCTCCGGCATCGGACTGGCCACGGCCCGGCTGCTGAGCGAGCGCGGCGCACGGGTGGCGGTGCTCGACCTCGACCCGCGCGGCGCCCGGCCGCCGCTGCTCGGCTTCACCGCCGACCTCGGTGACGACGCGTCGGTGCGCGCGGCCGTCGAGGCGGCCGTCGACGCGCTGGGCGGCCTGGACATCCTGGTCAACAACGCGGGGATCGGCGCGGCCGGCACCGTGGCGGACAACCCGGACGAGCAGTGGCACCAGGTGCTGGACATCAACGTGGTCGGCCTGGTCCGCACCACCCGCGCCGCCCTCCCGCACCTGCGCCGCTCCGCCAACGCGGCCATCGTCAACACCTGTTCGATCGCCGCCACCGCCGGTCTGCCGCAGCGCGCGCTGTACTCGGCGAGCAAGGGCGCCGTCCTCTCGCTGACCCTGGCGATGGCGGCCGACCACGTGCGCGAGGGAATCCGGGTGAACTGCGTCAACCCCGGTACGGTGGACACGCCCTGGGTCGGCCGGCTGCTGGACGCGGCGCCCGACCCGGCAGCCGAGCGGGCCGCACTGAACGGCCGTCAGCCCACCGGTCGGCTGGTCAGCGCGCCGGAGGTGGCCGCCGCGATCGCCTACCTGGCCTCCCCGGCCGCCGGCAGCGTCACCGGAACGGCGCTCGCGGTGGACGGCGGGATGGCCGGCCTGCGGCTGCGACCGGAGCCGCCGCGATGA
- a CDS encoding L-fuconate dehydratase — MSAHTARITAVDTYDIRFPTSRELDGSDAMNPDPDYSAAYVVLRTSAGGHEGHGFTFTIGRGNDVQVAAIDALREHIVGRPVAELCADPGSLSRDLIGDSQLRWLGPEKGVMHMAIGAVVNAVWDLAAKCEGKPLWQLLADADPAWLVSQVDFRYISDALTPEEALDLLRRGKQGADDREAELRRRGYPGYTTSPGWLGYSDEKLTHLAKEAVAAGFTQIKLKVGADLADDIRRCRTARAAIGPDIRMAIDANQRWNVAQAIEWTNALAGFDPYWIEEPTSPDDVLGHAAVRRGVQPVKVATGEHVQNRVVFKQLLQAGAIDVLQLDAARVGGVNENLAILLLAAKFGVPVCPHAGGVGLCELVQHLSMFDYVALCGTTENRVIEYVDHLHQHFVDPVVIHDGHYQAPTAPGFSATMHQASIDTYTYRDGVFWAADRLTETELSA, encoded by the coding sequence TTGTCCGCCCACACCGCACGGATCACCGCCGTCGACACCTACGACATCCGTTTTCCCACCTCGCGCGAGCTGGACGGGTCCGACGCGATGAACCCGGACCCCGACTACTCCGCCGCCTACGTCGTCCTGCGCACCTCCGCGGGCGGCCACGAGGGCCACGGCTTCACCTTCACCATCGGCCGGGGCAACGACGTCCAGGTGGCCGCGATCGACGCTCTGCGCGAGCACATCGTCGGACGTCCGGTCGCCGAGCTGTGCGCGGACCCCGGATCGCTCAGCCGCGACCTGATCGGCGACAGCCAACTGCGCTGGCTGGGGCCCGAGAAGGGCGTGATGCACATGGCGATCGGCGCCGTCGTCAACGCCGTGTGGGATCTGGCGGCCAAATGCGAGGGAAAGCCGCTGTGGCAGCTGCTCGCGGACGCCGACCCCGCCTGGCTGGTCTCCCAGGTCGACTTCCGCTACATCAGCGACGCCCTGACCCCCGAGGAGGCGCTGGATCTGCTGCGCCGGGGCAAGCAGGGCGCCGACGACCGCGAGGCCGAGCTGCGCCGGCGCGGCTACCCCGGCTACACCACCTCCCCCGGCTGGCTCGGCTACAGCGACGAGAAGCTGACCCACCTGGCCAAGGAGGCCGTGGCCGCCGGCTTCACCCAGATCAAGCTCAAGGTCGGCGCCGACCTGGCCGACGACATCCGCCGCTGCCGCACCGCCCGCGCGGCGATCGGCCCGGACATCCGGATGGCGATCGACGCCAACCAGCGCTGGAACGTCGCCCAGGCCATCGAGTGGACCAACGCGCTGGCCGGGTTCGACCCGTACTGGATCGAGGAGCCCACCAGCCCCGACGACGTGCTCGGCCACGCCGCCGTCCGTCGCGGCGTCCAGCCGGTCAAGGTCGCCACCGGCGAACACGTCCAGAACCGGGTCGTCTTCAAACAGCTGCTCCAGGCCGGAGCCATCGACGTCCTCCAGCTGGATGCCGCCCGGGTCGGCGGCGTGAACGAGAACCTCGCCATCCTGCTGCTGGCCGCCAAGTTCGGCGTTCCCGTCTGCCCGCACGCCGGCGGCGTGGGCCTGTGCGAACTGGTCCAGCACCTGTCGATGTTCGACTACGTCGCGCTCTGCGGCACCACCGAGAACCGCGTCATCGAGTACGTCGACCATCTCCACCAGCACTTCGTGGACCCCGTGGTGATCCACGACGGCCACTACCAGGCGCCCACCGCCCCCGGTTTCTCCGCCACCATGCACCAGGCCAGCATCGACACCTACACCTACCGCGACGGCGTCTTCTGGGCCGCCGACCGGCTCACCGAGACGGAGCTCAGCGCATGA
- a CDS encoding fumarylacetoacetate hydrolase family protein codes for MRLLRLGNPGAEAPAVRTGDGRTFALSGLTGDIDGAFLASGGIERVRRALAEEALPLLDPAGLRVGAPVARPGKVVCVGLNYRDHAEETGAAIPPRPVVFMKDPATVVGPYDRVLIPRNSVKTDWEVELAVVIGRKARYLGSPADAAGVIAGYAISNDVSEREFQLEFSAQWDLGKSCETFNPLGPWLVTPDEAGDPQLLGLRLAVNGTARQDGNTKNMIFDVTYLVWYLSQYMVLNPGDVINTGTPAGVALGLPGTPYLRDGDTVELSIDALGTQCQTFANA; via the coding sequence ATGAGGCTGCTGCGGCTCGGAAATCCGGGAGCGGAGGCTCCTGCGGTCCGGACCGGGGACGGCCGGACGTTCGCGCTGTCGGGCCTGACCGGCGACATCGACGGGGCGTTCCTCGCTTCGGGCGGGATCGAGCGGGTCCGGCGCGCGCTGGCCGAGGAGGCACTGCCGCTGCTCGATCCGGCCGGGCTGCGCGTCGGCGCCCCGGTCGCCCGCCCGGGCAAGGTGGTCTGCGTCGGGCTCAACTACCGCGACCACGCCGAGGAGACCGGCGCCGCGATCCCGCCGCGCCCGGTGGTCTTCATGAAGGACCCGGCCACCGTGGTCGGCCCCTACGACCGGGTGCTGATCCCCCGGAACTCGGTGAAGACGGACTGGGAGGTGGAGCTCGCCGTGGTGATCGGCCGCAAGGCCCGATACCTCGGATCCCCCGCCGACGCAGCCGGTGTGATCGCCGGCTACGCGATCAGCAACGACGTCTCCGAGCGGGAGTTCCAGCTCGAATTCTCCGCCCAGTGGGATCTCGGCAAGTCCTGCGAGACCTTCAACCCGCTGGGCCCCTGGCTGGTCACCCCCGACGAGGCCGGCGACCCGCAGCTGCTGGGCCTGCGCCTGGCCGTCAACGGCACCGCACGCCAGGACGGCAACACCAAGAACATGATCTTCGACGTCACCTACCTGGTGTGGTACCTGAGCCAGTACATGGTGCTGAACCCGGGCGACGTCATCAACACCGGCACCCCGGCCGGAGTCGCGCTGGGCCTGCCCGGCACCCCGTACCTGCGCGACGGCGACACCGTCGAGCTGTCCATCGACGCTCTCGGTACCCAGTGCCAGACCTTCGCCAACGCCTGA
- a CDS encoding sugar ABC transporter substrate-binding protein, protein MKPRVPTRIAATAATLVVLAGFATACNRSSSSAAGGKPAIGIDLPRADSDFWNSYAQYIKSDVSDQGLHALPVSNSQNDVTKLVSNVQVFESTGAKAVVMAPQDTGAITSTLDALAAKKIPVVSVDTRPDKGQVYMVVRADNKAYGTKACEFLGKQLGGKGKVAELQGALDSINGRDRSEAFAACMKSEFPGIQVIELATDWKGDVASAKLQSTLAANPDLNGIYMQAGGVFLQPTLALLQQKGLLKPVGQPGHIAIVSNDGIPQEFDAIRKGQIDATISQPADLYAKYALFYAEAAAEGKTFQAGPTDHQSTIITLPNGLEDQLPAPLITKDNVDDKTLWANNIAK, encoded by the coding sequence ATGAAGCCTCGCGTCCCCACCAGAATCGCGGCGACCGCCGCCACCCTCGTCGTGCTGGCGGGGTTCGCCACGGCCTGCAACCGGAGCAGCAGCAGCGCCGCCGGCGGCAAACCGGCGATCGGGATCGACCTGCCGCGGGCCGACTCCGACTTCTGGAACTCCTACGCGCAGTACATCAAGTCCGACGTGTCCGACCAGGGCCTGCACGCGCTGCCGGTCAGCAACTCGCAGAACGACGTCACCAAGCTGGTCTCCAACGTTCAGGTGTTCGAGAGCACCGGCGCCAAGGCCGTGGTGATGGCCCCGCAGGACACCGGCGCGATCACCTCCACGCTGGACGCGCTCGCCGCCAAGAAGATCCCCGTGGTCAGCGTCGACACCCGCCCCGACAAGGGGCAGGTGTACATGGTGGTCCGCGCGGACAACAAGGCGTACGGCACCAAGGCCTGCGAGTTCCTGGGCAAGCAGCTCGGCGGTAAGGGCAAGGTCGCCGAACTCCAGGGCGCACTCGACTCGATCAACGGCCGCGACCGCTCGGAGGCCTTCGCCGCCTGCATGAAGAGCGAGTTCCCCGGCATCCAGGTGATCGAGCTGGCCACCGACTGGAAGGGCGACGTGGCCTCCGCCAAGCTGCAGTCCACGCTGGCCGCCAACCCCGACCTGAACGGCATCTACATGCAGGCCGGCGGCGTCTTCCTGCAGCCCACCCTCGCACTGCTGCAGCAGAAGGGCCTGCTCAAGCCGGTCGGGCAGCCCGGCCACATCGCGATCGTCTCCAACGACGGCATCCCGCAGGAGTTCGACGCGATCCGCAAGGGCCAGATCGACGCCACGATCTCCCAGCCGGCCGACCTGTACGCCAAGTACGCGCTCTTCTACGCCGAGGCCGCCGCCGAGGGCAAGACCTTCCAGGCCGGCCCCACCGACCACCAGTCCACCATCATCACGCTGCCCAACGGACTGGAGGACCAACTGCCCGCCCCGCTGATCACCAAGGACAACGTGGACGACAAGACCCTCTGGGCCAACAACATCGCTAAGTAG
- a CDS encoding sugar ABC transporter ATP-binding protein, whose product MADSSPIRGPVVEADGISKRFGATVALRDARISVAPGESHALVGRNGAGKSTLVSILTGLQNADTGTLRFNGDPAPAPGDTDAWRSRVACVYQRSTVIGALTVAENLFLNRHGLDRHGARALRPISWRQLRLRAAELLAEYGVDVDPSTRAEELTVEQRQFVEIARALSFGARFIILDEPTARLDARGIERLFAKLRELQCQGVAFLFISHHLQEVYDLCDTVTVYRDARHILTAPVAGLDQHELVEAMTGEASRGAEPSWSATAGTRAAGDVLLKVTDLDLPGAYQGISLTARAGEVVGLAGAAASGNVQLGETLAGLHRPKAGTITVADRPVRPGRVPAALAAGIGFVPEDRHLQGLVPQRSVAENATLTVTDQLGPFGTVLPSRIREFAQRMITDLDIKTPGPATPVSALSGGNQQKVVIARALATQPHVLVAIRPTNGVDIKSKDSLLGTIREVADSGRSAVIVSDELDDLRACDRVVAMFHGRVVAQFPSGWSDEQLVAAMEGMAGTTDTKEDHGPHH is encoded by the coding sequence ATGGCGGACTCCAGCCCCATCCGGGGCCCCGTTGTCGAGGCCGACGGGATCAGCAAGCGCTTCGGCGCCACCGTCGCGCTGCGCGACGCCCGCATCTCGGTCGCCCCCGGCGAGTCGCACGCCCTGGTGGGTCGCAACGGCGCAGGCAAATCCACTCTCGTCTCCATCCTCACCGGACTGCAGAACGCCGACACCGGCACCCTGCGCTTCAACGGCGACCCGGCCCCGGCCCCCGGGGACACCGACGCCTGGCGCTCCCGGGTCGCCTGCGTCTACCAGCGCTCCACGGTCATCGGGGCACTCACCGTCGCGGAGAACCTGTTCCTGAACAGGCACGGCCTCGACCGGCACGGTGCGCGGGCGCTGCGTCCGATCAGCTGGCGGCAGCTGCGCCTACGTGCCGCCGAACTGCTCGCCGAGTACGGCGTGGACGTCGACCCGAGCACTCGCGCCGAGGAACTCACCGTCGAACAGCGCCAGTTCGTGGAGATCGCCCGGGCACTCTCGTTCGGCGCCCGGTTCATCATCCTGGATGAGCCGACCGCCAGGCTGGACGCCCGCGGCATCGAGCGGCTCTTCGCCAAGCTGCGCGAACTCCAGTGCCAGGGCGTGGCGTTCCTCTTCATCTCGCACCACCTCCAGGAGGTCTACGATCTCTGCGACACCGTCACCGTCTACCGCGACGCGCGGCACATCCTCACCGCCCCGGTCGCCGGACTCGACCAGCACGAGCTGGTCGAGGCGATGACCGGTGAGGCCTCGCGGGGCGCAGAGCCGTCCTGGTCGGCCACCGCAGGAACCCGCGCCGCGGGCGACGTGCTGCTCAAGGTCACGGACCTCGACCTGCCCGGGGCCTACCAGGGGATCTCGCTGACCGCCCGGGCCGGCGAAGTCGTCGGCCTCGCCGGGGCCGCGGCCAGCGGCAACGTCCAACTCGGCGAGACCCTGGCCGGACTGCACCGTCCCAAGGCCGGGACCATCACGGTCGCCGACCGCCCGGTACGCCCGGGCCGGGTGCCGGCGGCGCTGGCCGCGGGGATCGGGTTCGTCCCCGAGGACCGGCACCTCCAGGGCCTGGTCCCGCAGCGCAGCGTCGCCGAGAACGCCACCCTGACGGTGACCGACCAGTTGGGCCCGTTCGGCACCGTACTGCCCTCCCGCATCCGGGAGTTCGCCCAGCGCATGATCACCGATCTGGACATCAAGACCCCCGGACCGGCGACGCCAGTCTCCGCCCTGTCCGGCGGCAACCAGCAGAAGGTGGTGATCGCCCGGGCGCTGGCCACCCAGCCGCACGTGCTGGTCGCGATCCGCCCCACCAACGGCGTGGACATCAAGTCCAAGGACTCCTTGCTCGGCACCATCCGGGAGGTCGCCGACAGCGGCCGGAGCGCCGTCATCGTCTCCGACGAACTCGACGACCTGCGGGCCTGCGACCGGGTCGTGGCCATGTTCCACGGCCGCGTCGTCGCGCAGTTCCCCTCGGGTTGGAGTGACGAACAGCTGGTCGCAGCCATGGAGGGCATGGCCGGCACGACTGACACGAAGGAAGACCATGGCCCCCACCACTGA
- a CDS encoding ABC transporter permease yields the protein MAPTTELAAPPAAATAAGRRFDLARYRDLSLLPVLLVLGVIGFAVSPAFLTSDNLLGVGQQATELSLLVLGEALILISGRMDLSLESTIGVAPVIAVWLVLPDHGARFNGIGLFPGWTAIPLCLAVGALIGAINGFLILKLRLNGFIVTLGALTLLRGLQVAISQGQSIVNLPGSFSYLGSASWFGAPAAIWICALLYAVGGAALAWLRHGRALYAIGGNAEAARAAGIRVDRITWTVLILGGVLAAFAGILYTGHYGSISADQGNGWIFQVFAATVIGGVSLNGGRGTLFGALTGVLTLQLVVNVMTLAGVPPLWNQFLNGAIIIVALIISRFASGEKQE from the coding sequence ATGGCCCCCACCACTGAGCTCGCCGCACCCCCGGCCGCCGCCACCGCGGCGGGCCGCCGCTTCGACCTCGCCCGCTACCGCGACCTGTCGCTGCTGCCGGTCCTGCTGGTCCTCGGCGTGATCGGCTTCGCCGTCTCACCGGCCTTCCTGACCAGCGACAACCTGCTCGGTGTCGGCCAACAGGCCACCGAGCTCAGCCTGCTGGTCCTGGGCGAGGCCCTGATCCTGATCAGCGGCCGGATGGACCTCTCGCTGGAGTCCACCATCGGTGTCGCCCCCGTGATCGCGGTCTGGCTGGTCCTGCCCGACCACGGCGCCCGATTCAACGGCATCGGCCTCTTCCCGGGCTGGACCGCGATCCCGCTCTGCCTGGCGGTCGGCGCGCTGATCGGCGCGATCAACGGCTTCCTCATCCTCAAACTGCGGCTCAACGGATTCATCGTCACCCTCGGCGCGCTCACCCTGCTGCGCGGACTCCAAGTAGCCATCTCCCAGGGCCAGTCCATCGTCAACCTGCCCGGCTCCTTCAGCTACCTCGGCAGCGCCTCCTGGTTCGGCGCACCCGCCGCGATCTGGATCTGCGCGCTCCTGTACGCCGTCGGCGGCGCGGCGCTGGCCTGGCTGCGGCACGGCCGGGCGCTGTACGCGATCGGCGGCAACGCCGAGGCGGCGCGGGCCGCCGGGATCCGGGTCGACCGGATCACCTGGACCGTGCTGATCCTCGGCGGCGTGCTGGCCGCCTTCGCCGGCATCCTCTACACCGGCCACTACGGCTCCATCTCCGCCGACCAGGGCAACGGCTGGATCTTCCAGGTCTTCGCCGCCACCGTCATCGGCGGGGTCAGCCTCAACGGCGGCCGCGGTACCCTCTTCGGCGCCCTCACCGGCGTGCTGACCCTGCAACTGGTGGTCAACGTGATGACGTTGGCAGGCGTACCGCCGCTGTGGAACCAGTTCCTCAACGGCGCGATCATCATCGTCGCCCTGATCATCTCCCGCTTCGCCTCCGGCGAGAAGCAGGAGTGA
- a CDS encoding FadR/GntR family transcriptional regulator: protein MAVTDQAIERIKEMIVSGLLPPGTRLPNEADLSEQLGLSRSSLREAVRALTAMRILVARQGDGTYVSGLEPHLLLEAMTFAADVSHGHSARQLLQVRSLLEPPAAALAAGRLTGEQLEALRSILDRCAGDVEIEEFVELDIEFHRTIADSVGNPVLSTLLGILSTHTQRLRIVRGTSHSTARAQAHREHEAIWRALAARDAGLAAAASAVHVAAVEEWLAAGTTIGSVALDTLTPWPPARASAPPLSATRRDNPISRTV, encoded by the coding sequence ATGGCGGTGACCGACCAGGCCATCGAGCGGATCAAGGAGATGATCGTCTCCGGCCTCCTGCCACCAGGCACGCGGCTGCCCAACGAGGCCGACCTCTCCGAGCAGCTCGGACTGTCCCGCAGCTCGCTGCGCGAGGCCGTCCGAGCCCTCACCGCCATGCGGATCCTGGTCGCCAGGCAGGGCGACGGCACCTATGTCTCCGGCCTGGAACCACACCTCCTGCTGGAGGCGATGACCTTCGCCGCCGACGTCTCCCACGGCCACAGTGCCCGCCAACTCCTGCAGGTCAGAAGCCTGCTGGAACCGCCGGCCGCCGCCCTCGCCGCCGGCCGGCTGACCGGGGAGCAGCTCGAAGCGCTGCGGAGCATCCTCGACCGGTGCGCCGGCGATGTCGAGATCGAGGAGTTCGTCGAGCTCGACATCGAGTTCCACCGCACCATCGCCGACTCGGTCGGCAACCCGGTCCTCTCCACCCTGCTGGGCATCCTCTCCACCCACACCCAGCGGCTGCGCATCGTCCGCGGCACCAGTCACTCGACCGCCCGTGCGCAGGCACATCGCGAGCACGAGGCCATCTGGCGAGCCCTGGCCGCCCGCGATGCGGGGCTCGCGGCCGCCGCCAGCGCGGTCCACGTCGCCGCGGTGGAGGAGTGGCTGGCCGCCGGGACCACCATCGGCTCCGTCGCCCTGGACACGCTCACCCCCTGGCCACCTGCCAGGGCCTCGGCCCCGCCCCTGTCCGCCACACGGCGGGATAACCCCATCTCCAGAACGGTCTGA